DNA from Toxoplasma gondii ME49 chromosome X, whole genome shotgun sequence:
CGAGCACGCCTGACGTCGACGCGAGCTCTGATGCCAGGCAAGTTCAAGACAAGAACTCGTACCTCCCCTTGCATGCAAGCGAAAGAACGATGAGTCTCGTCACTGCCAGTGAGAGACCtgccgaggagaagaagcgagagcgcACTCTGGGCCAGGAAAGCTCAGCCGCAGTAGCAAATCCCGAGCGTGCTGGTCCTGTACAACCATCTTCAGGAACTGCACAATTCGACCCTCCAAACCCACATAGTTCTTCACAGGGGAAAGACTCCGCGAACTCGGTTCCTTCATCGCTGTGTCTACCTGCAGAGTTAGTTCCAGCTTAAGATAAGCTACAGAAGAGTGAAACACTTTATTCTTGGCGAAATATGGACAGCACATCAGGCATTCTGAGACGGTTAGCAAACAGAACGTACGCTGGAGAACAGCTGCTGTAGCGCATGCTGCTGGTTGAACGCACTTGCCTGCTAAATTGGGGTCAACACAATCAGACAACTAACATATTTTTATCTAGAGGTCGCACACACGCTGGCTGTGCAGGCTGGACGAAACTGCCAAAGTCAACCACAAACTGAGGAAGCGTCTCAATGCTGAGACTGATGCCCTCGACAAGGTTGTACGTGCTACCCGGGCAATGTTTGATGTGAAAGGTCCTATCGAGTGTGCCCCCATCACTGGAGAAGCAGTCTGCCTGGCCCGCCTTTTCGTGCGATTTATTTGTATGGGCAGTAGTTTCTTGATCAGAAGTTGTGTCACTTGCAAAGACGACAATTTTGGTTGTAAAGCCCAGACAACAGAGAATTGAGGCCGGGTAACGCAGCATTAGAGGCTTCCTCAAATGGGAACGCCGTGCCGTTCGTTTCAGTATGTGTAGCGGTACGTAGACCCAAGAGCAAAAGGTATAAACACCTAAATATCAATATGCATTTAAATATGAGTAGAAAGACAGTCATCACCGTTTTTTGCTCAGTGGGCCTGCCCTCCATTTCATGCACACAAAGCTCTTGGAGACAAAATATGTTACCGCGTATGCATACTTTATGCACGTCGTTTATATGTTGTATCAGTGCATTTCAGTTGACACGCTTGAAAGGAAACTAACCAACAGCGGCTCTGAACCACGCCACATTTTTGCATCGTCACGGCGGCGGGTAATCTCAAACTTGTTAAGCGAGCTTCATTCAATACTGTAACCGTTATTGTGTAGAACTGCCGGCGAATCCATGTTGAGGCGCTTCAAACGCTTGCACGCTGCCCGCGTACAGCAGCAGTCATGTCAAATTCCGACCTCTGCACACCGCTTGTGAACTGAACTGACAACAATGGATGACGAAGCGTTGACCACAGGCGGGATCAATTTACGACGTCTTTTGTCAGCTACCGCCGTCACGGCGTTGTGGGCGTGTGCAGACCAAGGCATTAATTGAGttgaaaagacaagaagactACTCGACGAAGCGAAGCATGTCACGGGAACATGCAACGAAGATATGGCTCAAAAAGGCTGATGCCCAGAAGAAACATATCGTACAGTTGCGAGAACAGTGTGAGACCGGTGGAAGCATGGAAAAGGTGAGGCGGCTTGAGTATCTGCTTCTTTCCAAAAAAGTCTAATAGAAATTGTTACTGGCAAAAGTAAACGTATAACTCCAATTAAAACCTTTGCCGAAATTACTACGCATTACGAAATTATAGGTTAAACTTTGAAACAATCAAAACATGAATTAGAAGAAGTAAATGAAGGTAAAATTCCTGCGGAAACGGCGGTCCGACAACTGGCATCGAGTCTTTTCTGTTGTCATGATCTAACGCATCTGTAAGGCGTGTACAAGCTGAAGTCGCAGCTCACTGCTCCGATATTAACACTCCAGTGGCACAGAGACGTTTCTGCCCCGAGGCTACGACTTCACGAGTGCGtggcagcagctgcacagAAAGCGTCAGGAGATGTTTGGATCGTCTTAAGGTGCCTGTTCCAAGGTCTTCCGACGTGTGTTGCCTCAGGTGAGCTTCGGAATCAGATCAGGGAAAAAGAGTACATCCTGCGTGAGTTGAAAGTGAGGCTCGAGAGGATCGCGACGACAACGCGGGCGGTGTGCTATGGTGCCCGCCACTGTAGGATAGACAGTATCAACCGGAGGACGTACATTTTACGCATACAGCAAGACCATGTTGCGACGTTTTCACGCAATGGACACAGCTACTTACCTGTCCTTCGGTGACACTGTAGGGCTGACATCATGGTTAGACTACACACATTGTACTCTCGTTGTAGGCGTTTTGCTTTCTCAAAGTGGTGGGAACTGGACACGTTCTGCCCGCCGTTCCCCAtttgttctttctctgcacttAAGGAAGGGCAAAAACGGCGATGGGTAGCGATAGAGCGATTGTGGTCGTAAGATGAAGGAGAGTACAGTACCTGCACAGGTGGTTGATGACGGACTGGAAGAGTGCGACAGCAACAACAAAAAGCGGTGCATCATGTCGACGCTAAGAACCACGGTTTGCCAAGCAAGGTAACTGCTGAGGTATTTCAGACCATGCTGAATCCggaacagacgagaaaggaacaaCTGCAGAAAGATCACACGGAGCCAAAGTGCTAAGGACACGTTCGCGCATTGGTACACAGTGGTTTCTAGACTGACTCATGCGAGTATGCTGACCTTGGTTAAAAATCGAGGTATCCGTTTGCTGAAACCCTGATAAATTTTCAATATTGGATAGACATTAGGGTCTGAAGAAACAACCGCTGTCTGCATGAGGACAACGCCTTCCCGTAATTCATCAAATCAGCTGAGTGGTTTTTCGTTGTGGCGCGGCACCTTCCAAGCGGAGATGCTTGGAACAGTCTTGAAGAACTAGAAAAGAGATGATGCTACGCTTCGGAAGGAATACCTCAAAGCGACCAACAGATCAAGAGGCTACTTGAGGCATGCTCCACTTACGAATATAAACTCAGGCGATATCTGCAAGTCCTCAAGCCTAACAGAGGAGAACCTCAGTCACTGGGGGACCCTCTGTCTGATGCAACTGGAGCGAAGGTTTCGGCTGAGATGGGACCATTTCTTTTTATACTGTGGATCCGGGGAGATGTTTCAGTTTGCTAACATATATTTGTCACCTGATTCCTGAGCTTGCCTCTCCAAGACAAATGCAGAAGATGTTCGTCGCGCACACATTCCTCGGGCTCACCAGAATAAAGACACTGCTGACCGACATGCTAGAATTGTGGCACGGTGGAAGTGGAGGAAACAGGATGTTTCGTTGTGTCCGGAAATCCAGAGCACCCAGGTCAAGTTGTTTCGGCTGGTGCTCACAAGGTGTCTAGAGTTCCTGTCGTCCCCATGAAGTCCCGGTAGACACAGCAGATGGAGGCACTTATCTTCGACGAACAGAGGCTGCAGAAAGAGATCGCAGTTCTCGAGCGAGCCAAGGGAatagacgagaaaaaaagtaGTCACGAGGTACATGCAACACTCCCGTGGTTGCGACGAAAAAAGCCTTCCCAGTCACGCGGTGACCAAATTATCACGAACGTTGGCGCAAGTGAAAGAAATCGTGTAGGTCCTCCTTCGTCGACTGTATCGGAAATAATTAAGGATCTCGACCGAGCATCTTTTAAGTTTAAGTACATTCAAAAGAATATTCTAGATTTTGTGAGGCCCCCACGTGAAAGGATGCGCgctccagagaaagaaataCTACTTCTTCGTGTGCTTGCTGGCCTTTTCTGACGTCGCAAGTTGGGTGTGCTCCACCAAAAGATCAAGAACATGGGAGCTCAGCTACGGCGGCTTGAAGACTCAAACAAGGAAGCACAGGCAGTACGATATAGATGGGCTTTACTGATACCCACGTTTGGTTGCTTGCACAACCGAGCAGTTAGCATGATGGTAGGGGAAACCGATGTGGCAGTGTTGTTCAGTAGAATCACCTGTTCTGAACGCAGATTGGACCCCTGCGTCCAATGTGGCACTGGGAAGGTGTGTAAGTGCGTTAGTGTGCTTTGTGCAACAGGAAAACGCATCTAATGCGTGTTTACTGAACGAAGTGAGGAGGCTTCGCAGGATGCACGGCCGGCTCCGTCCAGCTTCCAATCGCAGCGCGAAGGATGACGATATCGCGCATGACATCGAAagctctcctcgtttctcccaCTGCCAAAGTGGGCTGCTGGAGCGCAACAGAAACGTCAGTTGATGTTTGGGTCCGCAGTAGTGGAGAAGATCATTCCGCCGGCAAACTTGCTCAAATTAACTCGAGACTCTTTCAGTATACACTCAAGGGCTCTACGGAACAAATGTTCCGCCAGAATGAAGCAACATGTCACTTTTGCCAGGGGTCGACTTGTTCAGTTCATTTCCAGCAAACACAATCTCTATGCTCTTTCCTGTTGGACCACTAAAACCACAAACGTCCGCGCACGCCTTCAGTCGACTGGAAGAATTTACTGTCACCTCTCAAAACGCAGGAACTAGTTGCGGACACGGAAGTTTTACAGTTACCCTGGTGAAGCTAACGCGACCGCGAAGTGCATCGGCGTTTTAATGTTTCGAAGCCAGGTCGTCGCGCATTTTAATGAGGATGAGCGGGACAAGATGTCTTCGACTTGTTGTTTCTCGCTGCCAACCGCCTACGctgtgtttttccttcccgACATTGCATTgcaaaactgcatgcattcgaCACCTGACGATACTTGCACATTTTGCGAGCTACTCCGCTTCAACGATCGTTCCTGATTCCTCCTCCGTTCTATTGGTTGGAGCTCGTCCACGATGGTGCATCGTCGGAAGAAGCACCCTAAGTGTGTACCATTTGATTCGAGCTAGCACCTGGGTTAAACCCGTGCTACTGTTAATAGGAAAATATCCTTTACTCCTTTGGCTGTAATTCATGGGTTGCCACTTGCTGCTTCAGTTATCAAGCACGAGGGTTTCGATACGTGGCCGCGACGGCCTAGCGCGCGACCCTGAGGTTGAGCGCGAAGTTGGACAAGCGCGTAGGTGGAACAACATCGAGCAGCCAAGAAAGCTACTTTGATCGTGCCACGCGCTGCAAGAAAGCGGTGGCCTGCAGCGGAGGGCGACGCAGTTTTTTGGTGGTGATGCGGTGCGTgagcaaaggaagaagcgtgGTGTTGCGCTCAGGCTTGTTCGATGGGCAACTGGTGGACGGGCTGCAGCCACGGTTTTCAGCGTCGCCCCCTGTTGCACAGGAGGACTCCAGGTGGTGTACTCGACTTCGAATCTTTTCGGAAGTTGGATGACATGTGAGCTCACGTTTGCGGAAGCACGGTTTCTGCTTTCGCTCAAAGAACGGTCTCTTTCGAGTTTGGGGGCAcgtccttttttcttgaACTTCACACCTTTTCGTGCAAGCGAGCCCAAGGACCTGTATCCTGCCTCAACCAATCGAGGGAGCAAGCCGCGTTAGCAGGGAAGGTACGGTCTTCGTTTCGCGAACCGTGTACATGTTCATCTGTATGTCGTCCTgttcgaaaaagaagacggagtTGCGATAGACGGGGAACTCCAGGACAACTCGGTACAACGCTCACTGAGTCTATTTTGAGGACACCGCGGGTTCTTGGGGTTGCCGCGCTGCTCGTATAGCATCCGCTCCCGGGCGAGCGAAAAACCGAATTTTCTTGAATTTTTCGACAGGGTCGCCGCGCGATTCGTACCTCTATGTCTTTCACAGTTCAAAACGCTGCAGTCCACCTACCTCACAGACCTCGAGCTTTTGCAGATGATACCGCATTCTCATAACTAGAAATTTGGAGCTTTCCTCCACTTCGATAAGGCAGAGGGCCCCGACAGGGAATTCTTGTAAGCGCTGTCGGTGTCAGCACGTGAGACTAGGGTAAAGACTGAATTTTGACAGACTGGAGGCATTTTAAGAAGGAAGTGTGCCACTCAAAGAAGGTCGTGGTAGTGTACAACAGGTGACGTTTTGTTCTGATTTGCCTGCGAGCGTGTAACGCAACGCCATCACAATCTTTGTGGCATCATTAGGCTGAAGTTGGATGTGTGTCTCCCGTTCCACTTGCACAGGCGCCCACGGAGTCTTCGTTGCTTCCTGCCCACTGCAAAGCGTGTTTTCGTCGAGGTAGAAATGTGTGCCTGTTTACTGATATAACAAGGTGTCAAGAGGTCCGTTTGATTTGTGTCTCGTAAAATCCAATGGTCTTAGTattttgtgtctctgcgtgcGTGTAGGTATGTGACAGTCGCTCGGCGATGCGAATATAGTTTTCGTGGGTGTTGACGCCTAAAAGAGGGAGGCAAAGATCCAATGGTTCACTCCTCTATTTGCATTCGGGTGTCACCGCTACTTTTGGTGCTGTCCTTgatgcttctttctcgctttttctcgaccGGACTGGGCTTCCACAACGCGTCACTGTGCGAGAACTACTTGGAGGTATACTCACACATTTGAGGGAGACTTCTCATGACCAGGACTTTTCTGGCGCTGCGTTGAGTCGTACCGTTCCGCTGTACTCCCTATGCTGCGTTGTATTTTTCCGTACTTTTCGTTTTTATGCGTGGACAGAATTACGTCCGATGAGAGCGGATTTTTTCCCGCCCCAGTATGACCTTCGCGGGCACTGGGGTGGGCGGCCTAGGCGTGGGTACGTCCGCGCCCCAACGCGGGACCCAAGGGGCATCTTCGCACATTCCATTTTCCGATTTTGTGTCTTGTAattctgtttcctcctgtGTCGCTGTTCCTGGATGCTCCCGAAAGGGACGTTTTTCGGAGAAGCCAAGTGAACCGGTTCGTCTCATCCAGAGAAGTGGCGCGAGCAGCCCCCAGTCCGAAGATGTCTTCGGGCGGTTCTGTAGTGTAAGCACTACAACAGAGAGTTTACTCAGCGGTGGATGCCGCGGAAGGGGCGGACATTCTGTTCTTAACAACGGGTTTTTCACCAGCACGGGGTCTCCGAGCGAGGTAGACTGGTTGTCGCGAggcggcagcagcagcagtcACAGTGGCCCGGAGTGCGTGCAGGAAGGACCCGACTCCGAGGAGGAAATCTCGGTACAGGGGAAGCGAGTGGGAGGGGACAAGTCAGTTTTCCCGTTTCCAGAGTGTTTTTCGGTTGAGCACGTCTTTCGTGTGGAGGATCGTGAAGGAGGTTCGCAGGTGGGGAAACACGGGGACTCGCGTGGGCCTCACCCGGAAGCGGCGGCTGACGATATCTCCTGTGCATCGACTGCCGTGGACTTGCAAAGAGATCCTGTCGGGAACACTGTTGATAGCCAAAGCGACACCTCACCGGCTTTTATCTGGGACACATCTTCGCGGTCgaagtcttttttcttcgttaCCACGACTTCTGTACCACCTGGAACAACGTGTGCTGCGGCTGATTTGCAGTCGAGAACGGGCGCTCGCGCCTTGTCTAACTCGTCTGACACTGGCGTTCTATTGCCACAAGAAAATTTTTGCGACCAGGAGATTCCTCAATATCCATCATCTTTTTCCATTCCGGTCTCGCCGCCTTTTGCGGCGTCTGCCCACCTCGTCAGCTCCGACGAGCGACGACaccttctttcgcttctcaggCGCCGCTACCGGGCGGACTTACCTCGAAGTAAGGCACTTCTTTCTGAACACTTGGGCCGTTTGAATATCTCGAATCTCTCTAGCAGCAGCGCCACAGAGCTGTGGATGGTCGCCAGGCTGTTGAACTGTGAACAGGAGGCGTCGCAGCTGTTGGGTGCTTCCTGCGGTGCAGCGAGTCTGAACCCTGGAGGCAGGGACTGCCTCGCTGAAGACGGGAGCCCGGGTCGTGGAACTATGGATGCCATGAAGACGGCGGAAGTgcctgtggagagagaggcgagcggGGGGCCTTTGGAAATGCGGACCGACCAGGATGCTGCCCCGACAGCTGCTCAGACTCCGCAGTTCGACCCCGCACTAAACAGAGATAGCCACCCATATCCTGTAGGGAGCAGCCCGTCTCACGTGGCCCCAGGCATGTGCCACGGCGCTTCGTCTGGATCTCGAAATCCAGGCAACGTCGCAGACAGGCGTGCCGACGAGGGACAGAGTGTCTGGGCGTGGTCGGACAGCTCCTGCCCCACAGGCACTGCCTCGTCGTCCAGCTCCCATACTTCCCCGCATGCACCGCACGCTCATTCGGCGTCAGACGCTGCTCTCGGCTGTGCCCAAGTGCCACTGCCGGAACCGCGAGCCACTGAGATTCTCGCTGACGTGGCTTACGGCTCACCACCTGCACCAGCGCTCGTCCCGTCTCCACCTCTGCAACCTGCCGACCGCTTCAACTACTCTCCGGGACAGCCAACTCAGCAGGTTCCCTTGGATTCCCAGTGGTGGATGGAGGGTGACCGTGAAAGCCACCACAGCGTCCCCACACCGTACCCTCCAGGAGACAACTCAGGGCATCCAAACATCAGCTTCATGCGCCGGGGCCCGCAGCCGGAGAGTCTCGGCAGTGAGCCGTCGGGATTCCGGACGGCGCCTAGGGGTTCCGAAATCGGAGCGAGCGACGCGAAAGGCCATTTGGAGAGTGGGTCGCCGGCTTTGGTCATGCTTCCCCCTGTAGGCGGCCCCGCAGGCCCCGGCTCCAGAGATTCAGTACATCCCGGGTTTGCGGTAACGCCGCGTTTGCCTGGTGTAAATTTTGGAGGGACCATGCATCATCAGGGGCCCCACTCAAGTGGCATTCTTATCCACACGCCGCCGCATGGCCCAATGGGATATCCGAATCCCGTCGCGTCGCGAGCTCCGGGGGACCACCAGCAAGTGCTTCAGCTTCCTGACACTGTTGGCGGGCCGGCGAACCTTCCGGGCTTAAGTGGCGGTGTGGCTGGGGCGTGTCCTGCGCCAGGGGCTTTTCTCCAGAGTTCGCCGATGGGGCCGCAACACCATGGAGGTATGATGCCTTCCGGAATGCCATCCCCCTACTGCATGTCTTCCCCGATGGGCGCCCGgccgtcgtcgcctctccccaACATGGTGGCCATGGGCTCCGTAATGGGTCCACCAGGCAGTCAAGCGAGCCCAGGGAGCCGTCCCGCTGTCGTGGAGCCCAACAGGATGGTGCCTTCGGGGATGGGCATGGCCCCTGGAGCCGGCGGGGCAGACGACAGCCCCGGAGGCGCGGCTGCGAAAGGGTCCCCGCGACGTAGTCGGAAGAAACCGTCGCCTAGACCGGTAGATGGATCCTTTGGgaatccttcttctccgggaGGAGTTGCAGTGGCCGGCGGGAACCCTCCTCTGCCGGGGCGGCCTCCCGCGCCCCAGCATCCGAAAAGGAGTCGCAAACGCGGAAGCGCTGCAAATGCGGAGGGAGGCGCGGACCCCCAGCCTCGCCAACCACGGCCGTGGCAACACACAGCCCGGTGCAAGAAGAGCGGGCGATTCTGCACGCGCGAGGAAGCGGCTCAGGCggctgcagaggcagcggcCGCCGCTGCAGAGGGGTCGGGTGAAgggggggagaagagcggagaggccgcgaagaagagtggCTCGGACAACGCTCCGTCTGCACAAGGTGGCGCCTCAGGAAACGGCCCTCCGAAGTCTGGAACCGGGTCGGACGGGTCCAAGGAAAGCTCGGACCGGTTTGCGGAAGACGGATCCAGACCTTCTGGGGGGAAATTGGATGATACGGCCCCGAAGCAGTCTGGAACGGCTCCTCAGGCGGGGAGTACCAGTCGAGTTACGGGGGGCAAGTCTCGCTCAGCCAACGGAAGCGGGGCAGGAGCGGGTAACGAAGGCAGCACGGACGCGAATGATGGCGCAGCCAAAACAACGGGAGCCGATAACTGTGTGGAAACTGCATCCGCATctggggagaaggaggagcagcCCGAATCGAAGACCGCGAGCACGCCTAGGAAACGCCGCCGTATCAGGAAGGATGCGGAGGCCAAGAACAAAGGCGTCTCCGCGGACAGGACTGGAACTGCGGGTGAGGCCCCTCGGTCGCCAGTGCAGAGCACGGAGACAGCACAGCCCTTCTCAGGGTGTGGCATGAAACCCGAAGACTCAGGTCAGTTTCGAATCGCCCCAGGGGTCCCTACCGAGGGCGTTTGCCCTCAGGGAGTGTCATGGGGCGTGCAGCAGCAAGCACCGGCATACTCAGTGGCGTCGCGAGATCCCGGAGCGTGCCTTCCTTACGCAGCGGCGCCATGCCACGCGAGCGCTTCCGTCCGCTACGGCATGGCGGTGGCGACGCGGCCACAGTACTCGTCGTACCCCTACATGTCGAGTGTGTACCCCGGACCTGGGGTGGAAAGGTCTGCAGGGGATCTGCAAATTGAATGCGACGCTGCGACGCCTGCGTCTCCGGCAACAGGGGCTGCACCCCCGTGTCAGGCCCCTTTGAGTTCGGGAAGCCCGTACGGCAGTTTGCCCTACGACCTTGACCACACAGGTCAGCCTCTGGCGGGGAACCCTTTGCGGCCCGCGGCTCCCACAGGGTCTGGCTCTGTGCCGCCGGGATCTTCGACTCCGTGGTCAGCACAGTCCCACCAGGCCTACGGGGCGTCGCCTGGTTGCCATGGGATGCCGCAAGCGAGGCAGATGGGAGAGTGCGGAGTGGAAAATGGCGCCTATGTGGGTCAGGGAGTGCCGCCACACTCGCAGGGCATGCCGATTTCCGGTGGCTTCGAGCTTCCATATCCCCAGATGGGAAGTTCATGGGGATCGACTGGGAACGTGCCGAATCAGGTGTACCCGTCAAGCAGCAGACCCGAAGAAGGTGAGGATGCCAGTGGACAGGGACAGCATGTGGGTCACAGCGAGTTCTCGCCGGTGAAACCCGAAATGTGCTCTTCTTTGTATCCTCCGACTCACCTCATGCAAGACTGGCGCCCGTTCCACGGGGACGTGTTGGGATCTCAGCCGGGCCGCGGATCGGCTGCGCTAGGCCCTTCCGCCCCGaatctctcttctgcctctccaggCGGAGACAGTCGGGACTGTCTCATGCAAATGCCCGGTAGCAGGGGGGCACCGGGAGCGCAAAACCCCCCCACGTGTCACTTGCAAGCTCAGCACATCGCGGGAGAGCACGCAGACAGTGCCAGTCCAGCGCTTCGGTCAAACCAGACAGGCGGGTGGGTCCTGACGGCTCGAGGCTGCGAGGGAGGCGACAGCGGTAGGGGTCCGGAGTCTGCGTCCTCCACTACAGAAACGGGGTCGGCCTCCA
Protein-coding regions in this window:
- a CDS encoding hypothetical protein (encoded by transcript TGME49_225870); protein product: MTFAGTGVGGLGVGTSAPQRGTQGASSHIPFSDFVSCNSVSSCVAVPGCSRKGRFSEKPSEPVRLIQRSGASSPQSEDVFGRFCSVSTTTESLLSGGCRGRGGHSVLNNGFFTSTGSPSEVDWLSRGGSSSSHSGPECVQEGPDSEEEISVQGKRVGGDKSVFPFPECFSVEHVFRVEDREGGSQVGKHGDSRGPHPEAAADDISCASTAVDLQRDPVGNTVDSQSDTSPAFIWDTSSRSKSFFFVTTTSVPPGTTCAAADLQSRTGARALSNSSDTGVLLPQENFCDQEIPQYPSSFSIPVSPPFAASAHLVSSDERRHLLSLLRRRYRADLPRSKALLSEHLGRLNISNLSSSSATELWMVARLLNCEQEASQLLGASCGAASLNPGGRDCLAEDGSPGRGTMDAMKTAEVPVEREASGGPLEMRTDQDAAPTAAQTPQFDPALNRDSHPYPVGSSPSHVAPGMCHGASSGSRNPGNVADRRADEGQSVWAWSDSSCPTGTASSSSSHTSPHAPHAHSASDAALGCAQVPLPEPRATEILADVAYGSPPAPALVPSPPLQPADRFNYSPGQPTQQVPLDSQWWMEGDRESHHSVPTPYPPGDNSGHPNISFMRRGPQPESLGSEPSGFRTAPRGSEIGASDAKGHLESGSPALVMLPPVGGPAGPGSRDSVHPGFAVTPRLPGVNFGGTMHHQGPHSSGILIHTPPHGPMGYPNPVASRAPGDHQQVLQLPDTVGGPANLPGLSGGVAGACPAPGAFLQSSPMGPQHHGGMMPSGMPSPYCMSSPMGARPSSPLPNMVAMGSVMGPPGSQASPGSRPAVVEPNRMVPSGMGMAPGAGGADDSPGGAAAKGSPRRSRKKPSPRPVDGSFGNPSSPGGVAVAGGNPPLPGRPPAPQHPKRSRKRGSAANAEGGADPQPRQPRPWQHTARCKKSGRFCTREEAAQAAAEAAAAAAEGSGEGGEKSGEAAKKSGSDNAPSAQGGASGNGPPKSGTGSDGSKESSDRFAEDGSRPSGGKLDDTAPKQSGTAPQAGSTSRVTGGKSRSANGSGAGAGNEGSTDANDGAAKTTGADNCVETASASGEKEEQPESKTASTPRKRRRIRKDAEAKNKGVSADRTGTAGEAPRSPVQSTETAQPFSGCGMKPEDSGQFRIAPGVPTEGVCPQGVSWGVQQQAPAYSVASRDPGACLPYAAAPCHASASVRYGMAVATRPQYSSYPYMSSVYPGPGVERSAGDLQIECDAATPASPATGAAPPCQAPLSSGSPYGSLPYDLDHTGQPLAGNPLRPAAPTGSGSVPPGSSTPWSAQSHQAYGASPGCHGMPQARQMGECGVENGAYVGQGVPPHSQGMPISGGFELPYPQMGSSWGSTGNVPNQVYPSSSRPEEGEDASGQGQHVGHSEFSPVKPEMCSSLYPPTHLMQDWRPFHGDVLGSQPGRGSAALGPSAPNLSSASPGGDSRDCLMQMPGSRGAPGAQNPPTCHLQAQHIAGEHADSASPALRSNQTGGWVLTARGCEGGDSGRGPESASSTTETGSASRAVIMGLGTEDGEDDPARERQDEDGGLFQRSVPLSPLLSGYHPLL